GCCCCCCAGACGTCGCCGAAAGGCACGAACGCCCCGACCCGAACGTAACCCCCGAACAAGCCCCTCTCCGACAAGAAGAGAAAAAAGCGGGCCCGCGCCCGCGGTGTATCTTGACCGAGAGCTTCCTATAGGTGCCACCCGCGACTTGCGGGTCCTGGGTGGCGCGGAATCTTGAAACGATTCTCTAAAACTGCGTCGTCGAGGTCGTGGCCGTGATCGGCGTTGGTTGCAGTTGGCTCACCACCGTGGCTTGCGCCGTTGCGGTGCCGGGTTGTCGGGCGATGCCGTGAACCTTAAAGATCTGCTCTTCGCCCGGTCGCAATTCGGCGATCGGTTGAAACCGAATGATCCGACCTTCTACCGAGAACGGCGTCGGGCCCTGGTGCCCGGCCGACGGCGTCATCTGCTCCGGCAGCAACACGCTCACGGCCACTTGCCGATCCGGCACGTTGCCTAAGTTGCGAACGCGCACATCGTAGATCTGTTCCTCGCCGACCGGTCTTGGGTCGCGCTCGTCTTCGATATTCAGCGCCAGCGTCGTCTGTCGGGCCGTGATCTCCAAGCAAGCTTCCGAATCGGCTCGGGCTCCTTCTTGGCAAATCAACGTGGCTCGGTTGCAGATCCGTTGCCCGGCCGCTTGGGCCACGCTTTCGACTTGGTACCGAAACGCTTGTCCCGGGGCGAGCGTCGGCAACGTCCAAAACAAGTTATTGCCGTTCGATTTCCAACCGTCGGTCGCTTGCATCGGCGCGATCCCGAGATCGTACGTGTCGTCGAGGCGGACGTTCGTCGCCGTGGTCTGACCAACGTTCGCGATCTCGATCGTAAACATCACGGCGTCGCCGACCATGGCCCGCGTCGTGGCTACCGTTTTGCGAACGGTGAGTTGCGGCAGAGTCGCGGTGCTCGGGGCCGACGGAGGCGGCGTTACCACCGGCGGCACGGCCTGCACCGTCGCCGCGACGGCCGTCACGCACGCTTGCGCACTGCCTCGGTTGCCGTTGTTGCCGGTAAGCTCCATCGTGTTGCACCAGCGTCCCGGTTGCACGGCCTTGAGCCGCACGTTCACCTTCCGCGATTCGCCCGGTGCCAAGTCGCCAAGCTCACGATTCTCGATCGGGCTCGCGGCAAACTCGTGCTTCAAGCCGTCGTCGAAGCGGTCGATCAACACGATGCCGGTCGCTTTCGTGCTCCCCCGGTTCGTGACCGTCGTGACGAACGTAATGTCTTCCCCGACGGCTGCCTGCTGCGGCGCGACCATCGTGATCTCGACCGAAGGGCTCGTCACCGTCGTCGCGGCGCAGTCTTGAGCCGAGACGCCGTCGGCCGAGCGGACCGTCGCGCAGTTGTTGATGATGCCGGCTTGCGACGTGCGGAAACTGAGCTCCAACGAGCGCGACTGCCCGGCCGGCAAGTCGCCGAGTTGCCAGGTCACCGTGCTCCCGGTAACCAAGGCCGGCGGGTTGCTGCCGATCAACGTCAACGTGTTCGGGATCGCATCGGTCACGGTCAGCAGCCGCGCCGAAAGATCGCTCGGGTTGCGCACGTCGATGCGGTACGTTACCGTGCCGCCGACGGCGACTTCGGCCGGGCCGCTCTTATCGATCGACAGCCCTGAAGCCGTCGTGCTCCAAGTCATCTGTGTCGATCCGGTGCCGACGGCGAGCTGCGTCCCGTCGCCCCCCGGCCAATCCGCCGGACGAATCACTTGGATATTGACCGTGTTCGTGCCCGCGCCCGGCTGTTGTTGAAAGATCTCGACCGGTGCTTGGCCGAGCGCGTTGGTCGTGACTTCGATGATCTGCGAGCCGCTGGGCGCAAAGCCGGCAGGCGGACCGCCGGCGATCTCGTAGCGCACCCGGTATCCGGCGAGCGGACAATGGTTCGAGTGCTTCACCAGCATGGTCGTGAAGGTATGCCGCGAGCCGGCGGGGTTGATCGCCGGCGGCGGAAACGTCCATTGGCAATCGACCCAATAGACGGTCGCTGTTTGCTTATGCGCATTCCAACCGCGCACGCTCGGCGCCACGGCCGACACGAACGATGTTCCTTCCGTCGGCGACGACATCGTCACCCAAGCCTGACCGCGCAGCACCGGCACGTCGTCGGTCGACTCGGGCGTTCCTCGATTGAGCATGATGAACTTCGGCGACGTCGAGCTCACGGCGAACGTGTTGTCGATCTTCCGCGTCGTCCGACCGACGTGGTGCAACCATTCGAGCGGGCCCGTCTCGCCGGCTTGCACGAAGTAGCCGACCGAGTTCGGCGCGATCGACCATTCGACCGGCTCGTTGGCGATGAGAGCTTTCCCCTCGCCGCACACCGCCGCTTGCACGACCACTTCGCTGCCGACCGGCGCGATGATCTTCGCCGGAGTCACCATTACGGCGGTCGTGTCGTGCTTCGACGGCGGGCCCGGCCGCTGGTGGTAGGGGGTGTCCGTCGTAAAGATCCGCTTCCCCGTCGGGTCGATATGCGACGTATGTTTCGCACAGCCGGCCGACAACGCGACGCTCGCGACGAGCAGCAGCGCCGTCGTCGTGCAGGAGCGGGTTGTTCGGGAAACGAACATCGTCGTCGTGTTCCCGGGGGAATCGGGAACGCCTCAGGGTCCGTGATACTTCCATGTGCCGCACCGGGGAAGGTGCGTGAGAGGTTTTCAGAGCGCGAACGGGGGAAGTTCGCAATGCGCAGAAATCTCTCATGGAAACGTAGCATGCGTTTTGGCAACATGGTGAAAATCTGCGCCCCACCTCGTCGTTAAAACGCTTCCGCGCATCGTGCGATCGCTACGAGCCGCACAATCGGGGGATAAACGGCGGGCCACGCGTTCGCACACGCACTTCCTTGAACTCGACGCCCGTGCTTGGTAGGTTGCTACCGGTCCGATCGCCGGCCGTTGATCTTTGTTTTCCCTCCCCTTTTGCGTCAAAGACCCTTCACCGCTCATGGCTCTCACTCCAGCTCAGCTCAACCAACTCGCCAAATACGATACCCCGACGATCTGCAACATCATCGAGTTGTTCGATGTCGTGCCGCGCAACCGCGGCTACATGGACGCTCGCATCCGTTGCAACTTCCCGGAGCTTCCTCCGATGGTCGGCTACGCTTGCACGGCCGCTTTCCGCAGCGACGCGCCGCCGAAGGGGGGCGATGCCTACGGCTCGATCGATAAGCAGCTCGACCAGTTCGCGTCGTTGCCCGGCCCCGCCGTCGTCGTGTTTCAAGATCTCGACGATCCGGCCGTGGCGGCGACCTTCGGCGAAGTGATGTGCTCCACGTATCAAGGCTTCGGCTCGAGCGGCCTCATCACGTCGGGCGCAGGGCGCGACATCGACCAAGTCCGCGCGATCAAGTATCCCGTCTTCACCAACGGCTCGATCGCCTCGCACGGCTATTGCCACATGCTGCACCTCGGCTTGCCGGTCCGCATCGGCGGCATCACAGTCAACCAAGGGGACTTGCTGCACGGCGACGTCAACGGCGTGGCGCGGATCCCGGTCGAGATCGTTCCGGCGATGCTCCAGATCGCCGACGAGTTCGTCGACGCGGAAAAGATCGTGCTCGACTATGTGCGCGAGACCGGCCCGAAGAGCGTCGCCACGTTCGCCGCCAAGCGTAAGGAGTTCTCCGCCGTCGTGGCGAAGATCACCGAGAAGGCCAAGAACTCGCGTTAAGTTTTCGCCGCTGCCGGGCCACCGGCGCGTGGAGAGGAGTTCTCGTCGATGCGGCACGCCGGACGCCTACGCTCGTTCGTCGGTCTCTCGCTCGTCGCGATTCTATCGCTTCAAGCCGTGTCGTTCGCGCAGCGAGCGCGCGGGGCCGAGGTCGTAGAAACCGACGAAACGATCGCGGAGCTCGTGCGCGAGCTCGATGCTCCACAGAAGGCCCGTCGCGAGGAAGCGGAGCGGAAGCTCATCGCGATCGGGCCGAGCGTCGTCGAGCGATTGCCGAAGCCGGGCCCGAGCGTCTCGGCCGAGGTCGTCGGACGTTTGAACCGCGTCCGGGCGGCCCTCTATCGAGCCCGCGCCGAAGCGAGCGTCCACGCGTCGACGATCACGCTCGCCGTGAAAGACGCCTCGCTCGCGCAAGTCTTCGCGGAGATCGAGAAACAAACCGGCAATCATCTCGTCGATTTCCGCCGGCAGTTCGGTCAGCAAGCGGCCGACCTCCGACTGACGCTCGACATGGCGAAGCAGCCGTTTTGGAAAGCGCTCGACGCCGTCGCCGAACAAGCCGGCATGGAAGTGTATCACTTCGCCGGCGAAGACGGCTTGGCCTTGGTTGCCGCACCGCAAGATAAAGCCAAGCCGCGCGTCTCACCGCACACTGTGAGCTATAGCGAAGCGTTTCGCATCGAGGCGCGCCGCGTCACCGCTTCGCGCAACCCCGCCGTCGCCGACGGGGGCGAGCTTCGGGTCGAGCTCGAAGTCGCTTGGGAGCCGCGGCTGAAGCCGCTGTTTCTCACGTCGAAGATGAGCAAGGTCGCCGCGATTGACGACCGGGGCGAGCCCATCGCGCCGGGCAATGCCGAACTCGCGACCGAGATTCCTCCGCAAGGGAAAGCCTGCCGCGCCGAGATCGCCTTAAGCTTCAAGTCTCCCCCGCGCTCGGCGCAGGCGATCAAAACGCTGCGCGGCACGCTCGATGTCTTGCTCCCCGCCGAGTTGCACACGTTCCGCTTCACGAAACTCAACGACGCCGGCCGACAAGAGCAGCGCGCCGCGGCCGTGACGGTCGCGATCGAAGAGCCGCGCAAAAACAACGACCTCGTGCAGATCGCGCTCGCGTTGAAGTACGAGAATCCGGCGAACGCCCTGGAGTCGCATCGGGCCTGGTTCTACAAGAACCCCTGTTATCTTGAAGCGGCCGACGGCACGAAGACCCCGCCCGGCACGATCGAATTGACGCGCCAATCGAACGATGAGCTGATGCTCAATTTACTATTCGCCCCCGACGGCGATTGGACGCGACAGACGTTCGTCTATCAAACGCCGGCCGATATCGTCGTGCTGCCGGTCGTCTACGAATTCTCCGATCTACCACTGCCGTAATCGAGGTTCCCTTGCCGCATCGCATTCGTTTCGCACGCTCCCCCCGGCGCAACTTCGCTTGGCTCGCCTGTTGCTCCGCGATCGGCTTGTTGCTCGCCGCCGCCGGCGCGGCGCATGCGCAGTCGTCGCCGGGCGGGCTTCCGCCGGAGTTGACGAAAGTGCCCGACGACACCGTCGTAGCGACGGTCGACGGCGCCCCGATCAGGTTCGTCGACGTGCGGCGGCAGATACTCGGCTCGTTGGAAGGGCGGAAGATTCCATCGCAAGCGATGCCGCTGGTCTATGCGCAAAGCCTCGACCAGATCGTGCAACGGCGTTTGATCGCCGCGAAGCTCAAGGCCTTGAAGTTCGAGCCGACGCCGGAAGAACTCGCGCAAGCCGAAGCGGTCTTTCAAGCCGGCTTGAAAGCCCGCGACAAAACGCCCGAAGCCTATTTCCGCCAGACCG
This window of the Planctomycetia bacterium genome carries:
- a CDS encoding DUF11 domain-containing protein, which produces MFVSRTTRSCTTTALLLVASVALSAGCAKHTSHIDPTGKRIFTTDTPYHQRPGPPSKHDTTAVMVTPAKIIAPVGSEVVVQAAVCGEGKALIANEPVEWSIAPNSVGYFVQAGETGPLEWLHHVGRTTRKIDNTFAVSSTSPKFIMLNRGTPESTDDVPVLRGQAWVTMSSPTEGTSFVSAVAPSVRGWNAHKQTATVYWVDCQWTFPPPAINPAGSRHTFTTMLVKHSNHCPLAGYRVRYEIAGGPPAGFAPSGSQIIEVTTNALGQAPVEIFQQQPGAGTNTVNIQVIRPADWPGGDGTQLAVGTGSTQMTWSTTASGLSIDKSGPAEVAVGGTVTYRIDVRNPSDLSARLLTVTDAIPNTLTLIGSNPPALVTGSTVTWQLGDLPAGQSRSLELSFRTSQAGIINNCATVRSADGVSAQDCAATTVTSPSVEITMVAPQQAAVGEDITFVTTVTNRGSTKATGIVLIDRFDDGLKHEFAASPIENRELGDLAPGESRKVNVRLKAVQPGRWCNTMELTGNNGNRGSAQACVTAVAATVQAVPPVVTPPPSAPSTATLPQLTVRKTVATTRAMVGDAVMFTIEIANVGQTTATNVRLDDTYDLGIAPMQATDGWKSNGNNLFWTLPTLAPGQAFRYQVESVAQAAGQRICNRATLICQEGARADSEACLEITARQTTLALNIEDERDPRPVGEEQIYDVRVRNLGNVPDRQVAVSVLLPEQMTPSAGHQGPTPFSVEGRIIRFQPIAELRPGEEQIFKVHGIARQPGTATAQATVVSQLQPTPITATTSTTQF
- a CDS encoding RraA family protein — encoded protein: MALTPAQLNQLAKYDTPTICNIIELFDVVPRNRGYMDARIRCNFPELPPMVGYACTAAFRSDAPPKGGDAYGSIDKQLDQFASLPGPAVVVFQDLDDPAVAATFGEVMCSTYQGFGSSGLITSGAGRDIDQVRAIKYPVFTNGSIASHGYCHMLHLGLPVRIGGITVNQGDLLHGDVNGVARIPVEIVPAMLQIADEFVDAEKIVLDYVRETGPKSVATFAAKRKEFSAVVAKITEKAKNSR